One window of Papaver somniferum cultivar HN1 chromosome 9, ASM357369v1, whole genome shotgun sequence genomic DNA carries:
- the LOC113309369 gene encoding transmembrane protein 56-like encodes MDVISLRDSVTSRWDYLLAVSMLAGIIMCKIVYEVTGLVSLLLFKGYSGLSKAHKIEWKNRGFSTFHAFVVTIAAFYLVLFSDLFVDGSSDVSIVKRNSTLSNTILGISIGYFVTDLSMILWLFPALGGLEYVLHHGLSMFSILLSLISGEGQIYILMVLFSECTTPLVNLRWYLDLAGQKGSKLYMFNGIAMFLSWLVGRIFLFIYLFVHMFLHFDEVKEIFPLGFYSLFAVPPVLSVMNAYWFWKILKGLIKTLSKARHSHSQ; translated from the exons ATGGATGTAATTTCTTTAAGAGATTCTGTCACTTCAAGGTGGGATTATCTGTTGGCTGTTTCTATGTTGGCTGGCATCATCATGTGCAAGATT GTATATGAGGTTACGGGTTTGGTTAGCTTATTACTGTTTAAAGGTTATAGCGGTCTAAGCAAAGCACATAAGATTGAATGGAAGAACAG GGGTTTCTCTACATTCCATGCGTTTGTCGTtaccattgctgctttctatcTTGTGCTCTTTTCGGATCTCTTTGTTGATGGTTCTTCTGATGTGTCAATTGTGAAGAGAAATTCTACTCTATCTAACACCATACTCGGG ATCTCGATCGGATACTTCGTCACGGACTTATCGATGATCCTCTGGCTCTTTCCAGCTTTAGGTGGTTTGGAGTAC GTTCTGCATCATGGACTCTCCATGTTTTCCATCCTTCTCTCACTTATAAGTGGCGAAGGACAAATATACATATTGATGGTTCTATTTTCAGAATGCACAACTCCATTGGTCAATTTAAGATG GTACTTGGACTTGGCTGGACAAAAGGGCTCTAAACTCTACATGTTTAATGGCATTGCTATGTTCCTGTCTTGGCTG GTTGGAAGGATCTTTCTGTTCATCTATCTCTTCGTCCACATGTTTCTCCATTTTGACGAG GTAAAAGAGATTTTTCCATTGGGCTTCTACAGCTTGTTTGCGGTTCCACCAGTTTTGTCAGTGATGAACGCTTATTGGTTTTGGAAAATCCTTAAAGGCTTGATCAAGACTTTATCAAAAGCAAGACACAGTCACAGTCAGTGA